A segment of the Halovulum dunhuangense genome:
ACGGTCAATTCTGTGGGCCTTCGTATTTGCCATGCGAGACGAGGTCATCGAGGACAAAGGTGGGTGCTCCTTTCCTCTCGTCGTCTTGGATGATCCACAACTCACTTTCGACCCAAAGAACAAGCGGAAGTGGGCAGAGAAGCTTATTGGGATGGCTAATGCGCCAGCCACCGACCCCCACGGTATCCAACTTTTTCTTGTGACTCATGAACGTCAGTTTTTCAGTATTTTAACGGAAACTTGCAGCCTCAATGGTGAAAAGGGCCAGATCGCAAGGTTGCATGGTGCTAGCGGCGTTACCCAAATTCTAAATGGAACAAGGCTCGAGCGCAGGTACAGTGATGCGAAAGACGAAGACTCCGATGATAAGGCCTACGAGTACGTTCGCGAGGTCCGGGTTTATTGTGAAGATCTTCTTCGGATTATGCTTCGTCCAGAATCCTATGAGATTACTGGCGACACATTGGGAGGGCTAGTCGGTCTCCTTACGACTTATCAGAAGGACCACGTGGCTCCTTTCAATCGTCCAGCATTCAAGAGGCTCACGAGTTTGCTGAACGAACAGAAAAACAAAGCGATCAAATACATGAATGCCACGCACCACACGAATGATGGTACGATTGGTCTCGCCCAAGCCGAAGATGTAGAACGTTATTGGCGCACCAAGCTGCAGAAGAGCTTTACAGACGCGTTTATGGTAGCCGCTGATTATGACGCCTATGGCGCCGACCCGAGACTGTACGCATACCCTCAGGCGGTGATCGAGTTTCCGGCGTCGCGGTCAGCCGCGGTGGCCGAAGCGGGACTCCTGAAAACCGGGATAGCGGCGGCCGCGACAAGCGACGGCATCGTCGGTAACGGGACGATTTTGATCGAAGAATGGGAATGTGCCGAGCCTCTCACGTTGCACAATCACGACGCCTATCGCGTCGAAGCCTCAACACTCGAGCCAGTCGCGACGATCGGGGACATCGTTCTGGTAAAGAACTACGGCGCACCCAACGCTCGGAACCTCGTTGTGGCGGTCTACGGGGATCGGCTTGTCGCGCGTCGGCTTAATCTCTCCGATGAACAACCTGGGATGGCGGTCCTAACAGGGCAAGCTACGAACCCGTATTCTCTCCCTGAGCCGGTCATCGCCCCTATCGACAAACTCCCCATGCGGAAGATCATTGGAACGCTTTTCATGTCGTCGCGCGCGCCAGCGGTCAGCGCTGCGGGCGAAGTCAGCCCACTGGATAACGTTGCTCTAGCCAGAACAGCACTCGACGGATCCCGGCTCCTGAAGGTCGCAGGGCGAAGTATGGAGCCGATCGCACTCGATGGCCAATACGTCATCACGCGTATGATGACGATCAGCGAAGGGACGCTGAGGGGTTCAGAGGGGCGCCTTGTGATCGCAATAGACGAAAACGGCGCCAAGTACTTCAAGAGGCTGCGGCGACGCGACGATCTGATTATTTTGGAGAGCGCCAACTCAGATGGATCGACTTCGTCCGAGTTGCTGTCGCTGAGCGGGAGCGGCTATCCGAAACTCACGGATCTTCTGGCAGTAGCAGGCGTGCTGTTTGAAGAGCCTTGAGATACGCGGAATCACGTCCCCTCTTGCTTCCACTGTGCTTCCACGGGTGGTGGAAGCGCAAACGCCGCCCCGGAGGGAGGCGTTTAAGCATTTGATATCGCTGGGTAATTTGGTTGCGGGGGCAGGATTTGAACCTGCGGCCTTCAGGTTATGAGGCAACCCAAGGGGACCGAAATAGCTTCGAAAAATCAGCGCCGTAGGCGATTTTCAGGCTCCAAACGTCATCCACATGTCGCACGGAGCAGACGCAAGTCATTGGGAAGGAACGGGAATCCGATATCCAGAGCGGTCATTGCCGCTCCGGAGGCCACGGGCCCGGCGCACAGGGGCGCTCGAACCACGCCCGGTCGCGCAATGCCTCGTTGTCGACGTTTCGCCATGCACAAGGTGGCACGAAGGGTGGGCGCCCGGCGTCGAGCAAAAGGCCGGGACCGACCCTTCCCGTATAGTATCCGTCGCAGCCCTCGCCGGGTTTGCTCAGGCCGCTGACGGCCATGGCTCGCGCATAGTCCACCGGCACCCTGCTGTCGGTCTCGGCCTCGTACAGTCCGGTGAACGCGCGGTCGTACGACTGCACGAAAACGTACCGGTCGTTGAAGCAGAGGAACTCCACATCGCGCGCCAGACGGGTCCGGCCGTTCGTAGCGAACAGATCCCAGCGGCCGTAGCGGTCCCAGTCGAACTCCCGGCTCAACTGCATCCCACTCGGCAGGGTCACGGATTCCTGGAAACTCATCGCCCACCGCGCACCGGCGACCAATGCCCAGAGGAGGACCAGCAAGGCCAGACCGAGCAGCGTGTATCGGGCAAGCCTGCCCGCTACAGATCGCGACCGAGACGTCACCGCCGACCCACCCTGCCGTACTCGCTCCTCCCGGCGTCCTTCACCACCTCGGCGGAGAAGCGCGCTGTCCAGTCGCCGGTGATCGCATACGGTGTGCCACCGGCCTCAATGCCGATGTCAAGAGGGTCCTCGAAGCTGTCGCGGAACTCGAAGGTGGTCTCGCCGGTGATCCGGAGCATCGCGCCGCGGTCGTCGACGCGACCGACGAAGACTCCGCGAACCACGCCGTCGCCATGGGAGAATGCGACATCACCAAAATCGTACGGAGCGCCGAAGTCGTAGCTGAGCGACCCCGCGCCCGACGCGCGCGCTTCATCCGCGACCTGGTCGGCAAGGCGGCGGAACGCGCCCTCGGCCCCATCGCCATAGGCGTACTGCTCGGCAATCTCTCGCAGGTGTCCGATCTCCAGCAGGGTCACAGCGCGCCCGCCGCCATTATAGTAGTGGCGCACGAAATCGCGGTTGGCCCAACAAGTATAGCTCGAGTCAAGGCTCGTGGTGAACTCGTGAAATCCGAACTCGGTCTCGCCAGCCACGAACCGGACGGCCTCGCAACGGCAGTTGTAGTCCTCGCCAGGATGCCCGGTGGCAGGCGGATCGGCCCACGAGAACACGCGGCCGTCGTTCATCCGGTGCGACCTCCGCACGCGCTCGTCGCGTCGAGTGCGCCAGACATACTGATCCGTGATCCCGACCTGTTTCAGCGACAGGCGGATCGGCGTTCCCCGGCGAAGGTATTCAACGAAGGCCATACGATAGGCCTCGGTATAGGTGATGGTCTTGATGGAGGGCCTCTGCGGTCGGCCGCACGATCATCGACAATTTGATTGAAGATCGCGTTAACCGACCGCTCGGTGCCGATCACCCCAGCAGCTTGGCCTCGACCTCGGCCATGGCGTTCTGGTGGTCGGGCGACGGGAACAGGTGGCCGTAGCGCTCCATTGTCATCTGGATCGAGGAATGGCCCGCGAAGGTCATCACCTCCTTGATCGAGAAGCCCTGCTCGATCCAGAGCGACACCGCGAAATGACGCAGGTCGTGCCAGCGCAGCTTCACGCCGACCTCCTCCCGCAGCTTGCGGAACAGGGATTGCGTATTGGTGTGCTGGAGGACGCCACCGCGCGGCGCGGGGAACACCAGCCCGAGGTCGCTCTTCGGGCAGCGCAGTTTCCAGCGGCGCAGGGCGTTCAGCACCATCGGCCCGGCCGGGATATCGCGATAGCCCGCGCGCGATTTCGGCTCGCCCATCTGGTTGTAGGCGTCTGCGCGCTGGCGCACGTAGATGAATCCCTTCTCGAAATCCACGTCCTGCCAGCGCAGGCCACGCAGTTCCGAGGCGCGCAGGCCAGTCAGGGCCGAGACGATCAGGTGGGGTTTGAAGTCCTCCTCGGCCGTCTCGATCAGCGCGCGGATCGTCTCCTTGGACGGCACCGGCGCCTTGTAGTCGATCCGGCTCGACTTGATCACCCGGACGCCCTGCGCCGCGTTGGTGAAAAGCTGGCCGTTGTCGATGGCGTGGTCGAGCAGCAGCTTCAGCACCGAGAGCGCGCGGCGGGTCAGATGCTCGGATCGGCCGTTCAGCAGCAGTCGGTCGCGGAATTCGTTCACATGGCGGCGGGTCAGCTGGACGATCAGCTTGTCCCCGATTCCGACCTCGGGAACCGTGATGTGTAGCCGAACATAGTCGCTGTAGCCGCGGAGCGTGGAACGGCTGGCGCGCGGAACGGGTGGAGCGGGTGCGAACCTCGCGCGCTCGTATTCCAGACGGCCAGGATGCCGACGATGACGAAGGAGACGGCCGCCCGGTGATCCGCATCTTTGCGGGCTTCCTGCACCGGGCCGTCGACATGGCCGAGGGCGCGCTGATGTAGGCAGGGCTCGGCTACTATCAGCGAGGCAGCATGGTGGTGCGCCCGGCGATGGTGCCGGTGGCGGTCTCGGACGACTGCGTGTCGCCAGCGACGCCAGCACCATTCCCCTCCACCTCGAGCTTCTGGATCGCGAGCAGGTTCCCATGGACCTTCACCGCGAGATTGGCGGCGGGGCGCGGATTCGTGCGGGCATCGAGTTCGATGCCGCCGGTCGCCGGGTCGCCTTCCGGGTCTTGTCCTCCCGCCCGGGCGACCCGCTGGGGTCTCTCCGCATGGACCCGCTCCGCGTTCCCGCCGCCGATTGCCTGCATCTGTTCAAGCCGCTCCGTGCGCAGCGCCGCCGTGGACGGAAAGCGCGGCACGGCGGTGATCCAGTTCTCGCCCCGGCCGGAGGTGGAGCCGGTCTGGCAGGACGTGCTGTCGGGAATCCTGCGGCATGTCTCGGTCGGCTACTCCGTCGAGGACTGGGCCGAGATCACAGAGAATGGCGCGCGCGTGCTGACCGCCGTGCGCTGGACGCCCCACGAGATTTCCCTGGTGCCGACGCCCGCCGACCCCGGCGCCCATATTCGCATGGAGACAAAGATGACCGACACCACGACCACCCCGGCCCCGGCCGAGGCGTCCACCACCGAGTCCCGCTCTGAAGCGAATGCCGAGATCCGCTCCATCGCCCGCATCGCCGGGCTGGACCAGTCCTGGATCGACGGCCAGATCGACGGAGGCGCCGATCCTGACACCGCCCGCCGCGCGGCGTTCGAGGCGCTGGCGCAGCGCTCCGCGCCCACGATCCGTACCGAACAGGTTCGCGTGGAGATGGGCGAGAGCCAGGACGACCCCGCGCACCGCGCCAGGCAGATGGGCGAGGCGCTCTACGCCCGGATCAACCCGCGGCATGAGCTTTCCGAGCCCGCCCGGCGCTACGCCTATTCCACGCCCGTGGACATGGCGAAGGAACTGCTGACCCTTCGCGGCGAGTCCACCATGGCGCTGTCGCCCGCGAGCCTCGTGACCCGCACGCTGCACACCACCTCGGATTTCCCGATCATCCTCGGTGACACCGTCGGCCGCGTGCTGCGCGACGCGTACCAGGCCGCGCCCTCGGGCAAGGCGCTGGGCGCATCGAGGAACTGCACATCGGCATGAAGGGCACGATGGACGCTTTGCAGCTCAAGCGTATCGCCCAGATGACCCACCGGGGCCTTCAGGGACGCATCACGGATGGCCGGTCCGCCGGGG
Coding sequences within it:
- a CDS encoding phage minor head protein — translated: MKTITYTEAYRMAFVEYLRRGTPIRLSLKQVGITDQYVWRTRRDERVRRSHRMNDGRVFSWADPPATGHPGEDYNCRCEAVRFVAGETEFGFHEFTTSLDSSYTCWANRDFVRHYYNGGGRAVTLLEIGHLREIAEQYAYGDGAEGAFRRLADQVADEARASGAGSLSYDFGAPYDFGDVAFSHGDGVVRGVFVGRVDDRGAMLRITGETTFEFRDSFEDPLDIGIEAGGTPYAITGDWTARFSAEVVKDAGRSEYGRVGRR
- a CDS encoding site-specific integrase, whose translation is MNEFRDRLLLNGRSEHLTRRALSVLKLLLDHAIDNGQLFTNAAQGVRVIKSSRIDYKAPVPSKETIRALIETAEEDFKPHLIVSALTGLRASELRGLRWQDVDFEKGFIYVRQRADAYNQMGEPKSRAGYRDIPAGPMVLNALRRWKLRCPKSDLGLVFPAPRGGVLQHTNTQSLFRKLREEVGVKLRWHDLRHFAVSLWIEQGFSIKEVMTFAGHSSIQMTMERYGHLFPSPDHQNAMAEVEAKLLG